The Acidimicrobiia bacterium genome segment CGCCGGTCCTGGCTCCGGTGTCGGGACGCGTCGAGTTCACAATCGGCACCATCGGAGGCATGCAGTACAAGTTGTACGGCGACGACGGCGCCACCTACATCGGCTCCCACATGGACAGCTTCGGAACGGCAGGCAAAGTAACGGCCGGTACCGTGATCGGGTCGGTCGGGGATTCTGGCAATGCCAAGGGATCGCGCACTCACCTGCACTTCGAGATCCACCCGGACGATGGAGCCGCGGTCAACCCGTACCCCTACCTCCAGGATGCTTGTCGGTAGAGTCGCCGGTCGTTGCCAGGCGGGCCTTCGTTATCGCAACTGCTTCCGCACTACTGTCGACCAGCAAGTAGCGACGGTCCAGTTCCTGGGCTGCTACGCCGACGGTGCCGCTTCCGCAGAAGAAGTCCGCGACGAGATCGCCCGAATTCGATGAGGCGCTGATGATTCTTCGTGCGAGCCCGAGCGGCTTCTGAGTCGGATAGCCGGTTCGCTCGGCGCTGTTGGTCGGGACGATTGTCATCCACCAAACATCGGTCGGCAGCTTCCCCCTGGCCGCCTTGGCGGGCCCGACCAATCCCGGAGCCATGTAGGGGATGCGATCGATCTCGTCGCGATTGAACGTCCAACTGTCTCCCTTGGCGTACCAGAGAATCGAATCGTGTTTGCGTGGCCAGCGATCGCGGTGCCGGCCGCCGTAGTCGTAGGCCCAGATGATCTCGTTGAGAAAGCGCTCCGGGCCGAATACCTCGTCGAGGATGATCCTTGCGTAATGGACGGCGTGATGGTCGAGGTGGAGATACAGGGATCCTCGAGGTGAAAGCACCCGGCGCATCTCGCGTAAACGGATTTCGAGGAACCCGAGGTATTC includes the following:
- a CDS encoding site-specific DNA-methyltransferase, with the protein product MIKRLVECGDNLEIMRGLPDGAVDLIYTDPPFGTGKRRRLDSIRTGEGDQVRTGFGDRRYPFEVVSTIEYRDDLPFNEYLGFLEIRLREMRRVLSPRGSLYLHLDHHAVHYARIILDEVFGPERFLNEIIWAYDYGGRHRDRWPRKHDSILWYAKGDSWTFNRDEIDRIPYMAPGLVGPAKAARGKLPTDVWWMTIVPTNSAERTGYPTQKPLGLARRIISASSNSGDLVADFFCGSGTVGVAAQELDRRYLLVDSSAEAVAITKARLATTGDSTDKHPGGRGTG